A window from Tenacibaculum singaporense encodes these proteins:
- the rlmB gene encoding 23S rRNA (guanosine(2251)-2'-O)-methyltransferase RlmB, whose translation MEQNTNIFGIRAIIEAIESGASINKVYLQKGLRGELFFQLDKLLKKNKISTSVVPTEKLDRLSKHNNHQGAVAKISPIDFHDLESLIEETLESNNIPLFLLLDQVSDVRNFGAIIRTAECTGVNGIIIQKSGSAPVNAETIKTSAGAAFKVPICKVDHIKDAIFQLKAADIKLTAATEKTEDSVYDVDFNQPIAIIMGSEHKGVSNSVLKMVDYKAKLPLLGEIESLNVSVACGAFLYEAVRQRL comes from the coding sequence ATGGAACAAAACACAAACATTTTTGGTATTAGAGCCATTATTGAAGCTATAGAAAGTGGTGCTTCAATTAACAAAGTATATCTTCAAAAAGGTTTACGAGGAGAGCTATTTTTTCAATTAGATAAGCTCTTGAAAAAAAATAAAATTTCAACCAGTGTAGTTCCTACTGAGAAGCTAGACCGCTTATCAAAACACAACAACCATCAAGGTGCTGTTGCTAAAATTTCTCCTATTGATTTTCATGATTTAGAAAGCTTAATTGAAGAAACATTAGAATCAAACAATATTCCTTTATTTCTATTACTTGACCAAGTATCAGACGTAAGAAATTTTGGAGCTATCATTAGAACTGCTGAGTGTACTGGTGTAAACGGAATTATCATTCAGAAAAGTGGTAGTGCACCTGTTAATGCTGAGACTATCAAAACTTCTGCGGGTGCTGCTTTTAAAGTACCTATTTGTAAAGTAGATCATATTAAAGACGCTATTTTTCAACTAAAAGCTGCTGACATTAAATTAACTGCTGCAACTGAAAAAACAGAAGATTCGGTTTATGATGTTGATTTTAATCAGCCAATAGCTATCATAATGGGTTCTGAGCACAAAGGAGTAAGTAACTCAGTCTTAAAGATGGTAGACTACAAGGCTAAGTTGCCACTTCTAGGAGAAATTGAATCTTTAAATGTTTCAGTTGCTTGTGGTGCATTTTTATACGAAGCTGTAAGACAACGTTTATAA
- a CDS encoding SusD/RagB family nutrient-binding outer membrane lipoprotein — translation MKKYIISAISLFLVFTSCEVDEGLNIDTKNPTTVPASGLFTNGTRNMFDLMNSTSVNNNVFRLYAQYFAQTTYPDESQYNQVTRDIGGSIWNTMYRDVLQDLKGAKELAAKEAEGDPVASQHLPAKLAQIDFIQVYAYSVLVDTFGNVPYTEALDTNNPTPVYDDAATIYTDLLTRLDNVISNINTGNGFEATQDPIYQGDMSKWLKAAVSLKLRLAMRLADSNPTLSQQKAEEAASASLILANADNFGIKYLEAAPNTNPLWVDLVQSGRTDYIAANTLVDAMNPLNDPRLGSYFEQLGGVYVGGTYGSANSPTGGSAISDLMKTPDLPGNIITAAEVNFLLAEAAARGYTVSNTTEGYYNEGITQSILEWQGSATDATTYLAQASVAYPTAAGDWKQKIATQKWIAMYNNGFEGWTTWRIFDAPTLNAPTGMSLSDIPTRFTYPVVQAQLNNENNAAAGAAIGGNFKTTKLFWDLN, via the coding sequence ATGAAAAAATATATAATATCAGCTATCAGTTTATTCCTTGTTTTTACTTCATGTGAGGTAGATGAAGGCTTAAATATAGATACAAAAAACCCTACAACAGTTCCTGCTAGCGGTTTATTTACCAATGGTACTAGAAACATGTTTGACTTAATGAACTCAACGAGTGTAAATAATAATGTTTTTAGACTGTACGCTCAATACTTTGCTCAAACAACATACCCGGATGAAAGTCAATACAACCAAGTAACAAGGGATATTGGAGGAAGCATTTGGAATACTATGTACAGAGATGTTTTACAAGATTTAAAAGGTGCTAAAGAACTAGCTGCAAAAGAAGCTGAAGGCGATCCAGTAGCTTCACAACATTTACCAGCAAAACTTGCTCAAATTGATTTTATTCAAGTGTACGCATACTCTGTATTGGTTGATACATTTGGTAACGTGCCTTATACCGAAGCTTTAGACACAAACAACCCAACACCTGTATACGATGATGCCGCTACTATTTATACCGACTTATTAACTAGACTTGACAATGTAATAAGCAACATAAATACTGGTAATGGATTTGAAGCTACACAAGACCCTATTTACCAAGGAGACATGTCTAAATGGCTAAAAGCAGCTGTATCTTTAAAGTTAAGATTAGCAATGCGTTTAGCTGATAGCAATCCTACATTATCACAGCAAAAAGCTGAAGAAGCTGCGTCTGCAAGCCTTATCTTAGCTAATGCTGATAACTTTGGTATTAAGTACTTAGAAGCTGCCCCTAACACTAACCCACTATGGGTAGACTTAGTACAAAGTGGACGTACTGATTATATTGCTGCAAACACTCTTGTTGACGCAATGAACCCATTAAACGACCCTAGATTAGGATCTTATTTCGAGCAATTAGGTGGTGTTTATGTGGGTGGTACTTACGGTAGTGCTAACTCTCCAACTGGAGGTTCAGCTATTTCTGACTTAATGAAAACTCCAGACTTACCAGGTAACATCATAACTGCTGCTGAAGTAAACTTTTTATTAGCAGAAGCTGCAGCCAGAGGGTATACAGTTTCTAATACTACTGAAGGTTACTACAATGAAGGAATTACACAATCTATCTTAGAGTGGCAAGGTTCAGCAACTGATGCTACAACATATTTAGCTCAGGCAAGTGTAGCTTATCCAACAGCTGCCGGAGACTGGAAACAAAAAATTGCTACTCAAAAATGGATTGCAATGTATAACAACGGTTTTGAAGGATGGACAACTTGGAGAATATTTGATGCTCCAACTTTAAATGCTCCTACAGGAATGAGCCTTAGCGACATTCCTACAAGATTTACCTACCCTGTAGTTCAAGCACAGCTTAACAACGAAAACAACGCTGCCGCTGGAGCCGCTATTGGTGGTAATTTCAAAACAACAAAGTTATTCTGGGATTTAAACTAA
- a CDS encoding SusC/RagA family TonB-linked outer membrane protein → MKTKFNGILTLLLALIVQVSFAQEKMISGTVSDGTGPLPGVNVLIKGTTSGVETDFDGKFSIKAKTGDILVFSFVGMKTVEKTVGTSNSFNISMTSDNVLDEVVVTSLGIKREKKSLGYASQEVGGKEVSTVKLNNVVNSLSGKVSGVQIKANNNFGGSANFLIRGVSSFTGNNQPLFVIDGIPMSNRINNSARQAGGSKGYDYGNAASDINPDDVESINILKGAAASAIYGSRGANGVVIITTKKGKQGRSKISISSSTTIGTIDKSTFLEYQDEYGAGYGPYYGSTGYFEDIDANGDGVADLVVPTYDDASYGAPLDGRLVYQWDAFVPEHRNYQKATPYVAGKATPAEFFETAFQYNNSVSFTGGNERSTYRLGYTNYDATGMLPNSKINKNTFNVNGTLKISDKFNVGSNATFIAQRTRGRNSTGYSDNLMSQFRQWWQVNVDIDEQRDIFNQTGKNYSWNSEAGLPTSGVSGGSALQPHYWDNPYWTRYKNFQTDRRNRFVGNVNATYSITDWLDATVKASVDTYSELREERRANGSVATPFGILGDDEASGYDRIDIRFSEYNYDFMLNFNKDLTEDLTLTGVLGMNIRRDSYDYLHQSTAGGLTIPGLYSLSNSANPNPKPVETLSKKAVNGYYVQANLGYKDMLFLDFTDRYDISSALPAKNNGYNYFAVSSSFIFSEFLKDATWLSFGKIRGGYAEVGNDLPANNIFDTYTVLNNFGSSALFSFPGTKQNADLVPERTNEIEFGLETRLFNSRLGFDFTWYRKRTEDQLMPVSTTTATGFSQRWVNAGTMQNKGFELGLKATPVSTDNFKWDIGVNWAKNDNSVIELYGDQTNLVLNSFQGGISINATIGQPYGTIRGTGFKYHDNGQKIVDSNGYYKAVADQVIGNINPDWTGGITNTFTYKDLSLNFLIDIQKGGDVYSLDTHYGQGTGLPYYTAGLNELGNPKRDPVSAGGGILNEGVYEDGTPNTTRARADFYGGAYYWGNADRNPAALTIYDASYVKLRELALTYKLPVDNLFNGAISNANLSLIGRNLWIIHKNVPFADPESGLGAGNAQGYLSGSFPTLRTIGLNLNFEF, encoded by the coding sequence ATGAAAACAAAGTTTAATGGAATATTAACGCTACTCTTAGCGTTAATTGTGCAAGTATCCTTTGCGCAAGAAAAAATGATTTCAGGTACTGTTTCTGACGGAACAGGTCCTCTACCTGGAGTTAATGTATTAATAAAAGGAACTACCTCTGGAGTAGAAACAGACTTTGATGGGAAATTTTCTATCAAAGCAAAAACTGGAGATATTCTGGTTTTTAGTTTCGTAGGAATGAAAACTGTTGAAAAAACAGTTGGAACCTCTAACTCTTTCAACATTTCTATGACCAGTGACAATGTTCTAGATGAAGTTGTAGTAACCTCTTTAGGTATAAAAAGAGAAAAAAAATCACTTGGTTACGCATCACAAGAAGTAGGTGGTAAAGAAGTATCTACTGTTAAGCTTAACAACGTTGTTAACTCTTTAAGTGGTAAAGTAAGCGGTGTTCAAATTAAAGCAAACAATAACTTTGGTGGATCTGCCAACTTCTTAATTCGTGGTGTAAGCTCATTCACTGGCAACAACCAACCTTTATTTGTTATTGATGGTATTCCAATGTCTAACAGAATTAATAACTCTGCAAGACAAGCTGGAGGTAGTAAAGGTTATGACTATGGTAACGCAGCTTCAGATATCAACCCTGACGACGTTGAATCTATCAACATTTTAAAAGGTGCTGCTGCATCTGCTATTTATGGTTCACGTGGTGCTAACGGTGTAGTAATCATTACAACTAAAAAAGGAAAACAAGGGAGGTCTAAAATCTCTATTAGTTCAAGTACAACAATAGGAACTATAGACAAGAGTACCTTCTTAGAGTACCAAGATGAATATGGTGCTGGTTACGGACCGTACTACGGAAGTACTGGATACTTTGAAGACATTGATGCCAACGGTGATGGGGTAGCTGATTTAGTTGTTCCAACATATGACGATGCTTCTTATGGCGCTCCATTAGACGGTAGACTAGTGTATCAATGGGATGCTTTTGTTCCTGAACACAGAAATTACCAAAAAGCAACTCCTTATGTAGCTGGTAAAGCAACTCCTGCTGAATTTTTTGAAACTGCTTTTCAATACAATAATTCTGTTTCTTTTACAGGAGGTAATGAAAGAAGTACGTATAGATTAGGATATACTAATTACGATGCAACAGGTATGTTGCCTAATTCAAAAATCAACAAAAACACTTTTAATGTTAATGGTACATTAAAAATATCAGATAAATTCAATGTTGGTTCTAATGCTACCTTTATTGCGCAAAGAACAAGAGGAAGAAACTCTACTGGTTATAGCGACAACTTAATGTCTCAATTTAGACAATGGTGGCAAGTTAATGTTGACATAGATGAACAAAGAGACATCTTTAATCAAACTGGTAAAAATTACTCTTGGAACAGTGAAGCTGGTTTACCTACTAGCGGTGTTTCTGGTGGGTCTGCATTACAACCACACTATTGGGACAACCCATATTGGACACGTTATAAAAACTTCCAAACAGACAGAAGAAACCGTTTCGTAGGAAACGTTAACGCTACCTACTCTATAACTGATTGGTTAGATGCAACAGTAAAAGCATCTGTAGATACTTATTCTGAATTAAGAGAAGAAAGAAGAGCTAATGGCTCGGTAGCAACTCCATTTGGTATTTTAGGAGATGATGAAGCTTCTGGATATGACAGAATCGACATACGTTTTTCTGAATACAACTACGATTTCATGCTTAACTTTAATAAAGATTTAACTGAAGACCTTACATTAACGGGTGTACTAGGTATGAACATAAGAAGAGATAGCTATGACTACTTACACCAATCAACTGCTGGTGGTTTAACTATTCCTGGATTATATTCTTTAAGCAACTCTGCTAATCCAAATCCAAAACCTGTTGAAACTTTATCTAAAAAGGCCGTAAACGGTTATTATGTACAAGCTAACTTAGGCTACAAAGACATGCTTTTCTTAGACTTTACAGATCGTTATGATATATCTTCTGCTTTACCTGCTAAAAACAATGGATACAACTATTTCGCAGTAAGTTCTAGTTTCATCTTTTCTGAATTTTTAAAAGATGCTACTTGGCTTAGCTTTGGTAAGATTAGAGGAGGTTATGCAGAAGTTGGTAACGATTTACCTGCTAATAATATTTTTGACACATACACAGTTTTAAATAACTTTGGTAGCTCAGCTTTATTCTCTTTCCCAGGAACAAAACAAAACGCTGACTTAGTTCCTGAAAGAACTAATGAAATAGAGTTTGGTTTAGAAACAAGACTTTTCAACAGTAGATTAGGATTTGACTTCACATGGTATAGAAAAAGAACTGAAGATCAGTTAATGCCTGTATCTACAACAACAGCAACAGGTTTCTCTCAAAGATGGGTTAACGCTGGTACTATGCAAAACAAAGGATTTGAGCTTGGACTAAAAGCAACCCCTGTTTCTACTGATAACTTTAAATGGGATATCGGTGTAAACTGGGCTAAAAATGATAACTCGGTTATTGAACTATACGGAGATCAAACAAACTTAGTATTAAACTCGTTCCAAGGAGGTATTTCTATCAATGCTACTATTGGTCAACCATACGGAACAATTAGAGGTACAGGATTTAAATACCACGACAACGGTCAGAAGATTGTAGATTCTAATGGGTATTACAAAGCTGTAGCAGACCAAGTTATTGGTAACATCAACCCAGATTGGACTGGAGGTATCACGAACACGTTTACCTACAAAGATTTGTCTTTAAACTTCTTGATTGATATTCAAAAAGGTGGTGATGTTTACTCTCTAGACACTCACTATGGACAAGGTACTGGTTTACCTTACTACACTGCAGGCTTAAACGAGTTAGGGAACCCTAAAAGAGATCCTGTTTCAGCTGGAGGTGGTATTCTAAACGAAGGCGTTTATGAAGACGGTACACCAAACACAACTAGAGCAAGAGCAGATTTTTATGGAGGAGCATACTACTGGGGTAATGCCGACAGAAACCCTGCTGCTTTAACTATTTATGATGCTTCTTATGTAAAGTTACGTGAATTAGCTCTTACCTATAAACTACCTGTAGATAATTTATTTAATGGAGCTATAAGCAATGCGAACCTATCTTTAATCGGTAGAAACTTATGGATTATTCATAAAAACGTTCCTTTTGCTGATCCAGAATCAGGTTTAGGTGCAGGTAATGCTCAAGGTTATTTATCTGGTTCTTTCCCTACTTTAAGAACAATAGGTTTAAACTTAAACTTTGAATTTTAA
- a CDS encoding rhomboid family intramembrane serine protease: protein MNTDEQLKFSRTVFTIPLLFVFTIWFVYWLEIKFGWNFNKFGVFPRSFSGLKGVLCSPFIHSDTNHLFNNSVPLFVLSACLFYFYKEVAVKVLIYGGIVTGLLTWIIARESYHIGASGVVYLLFSFVLFSGIIKKNYRLVAVSFITIFLYGSMVWYVLPIKEGMSWEGHLSGLVTGFVLSLLYRKRGIVKEKFEFSKTEFDDMFDEDGNYAPPVFEEEMELEELEEIKYRYIYKEEE, encoded by the coding sequence ATGAATACTGATGAGCAACTAAAATTTTCTAGAACTGTTTTTACCATTCCTCTCCTTTTTGTTTTTACAATATGGTTTGTTTATTGGTTGGAAATTAAATTTGGATGGAATTTTAATAAATTTGGAGTATTCCCGAGAAGTTTTAGTGGTTTAAAAGGGGTTTTGTGCTCTCCTTTTATTCATAGCGATACAAATCACCTTTTTAATAATTCGGTTCCTTTATTCGTGCTTTCTGCATGTCTTTTTTACTTTTATAAAGAAGTAGCTGTTAAAGTTTTGATATATGGAGGTATTGTAACTGGGTTGTTAACTTGGATAATTGCTCGTGAATCTTATCATATTGGAGCGAGTGGAGTAGTATATTTACTTTTTAGCTTTGTGCTTTTTAGCGGAATAATTAAGAAGAACTATCGGTTAGTAGCAGTTTCTTTTATTACTATTTTTTTATATGGAAGTATGGTCTGGTATGTGTTGCCAATAAAAGAAGGAATGTCTTGGGAAGGACATTTATCTGGATTGGTAACTGGGTTTGTTCTTTCTCTACTGTATAGAAAAAGAGGAATAGTAAAAGAAAAGTTTGAGTTTTCTAAAACGGAATTTGATGATATGTTTGATGAAGATGGAAATTATGCTCCGCCTGTTTTTGAAGAAGAAATGGAGTTAGAGGAGTTAGAAGAGATAAAATACCGATATATTTATAAAGAAGAAGAATAA
- a CDS encoding RagB/SusD family nutrient uptake outer membrane protein: MKKIKSYKIIMALSLGAITLMPSCSDILDIEPQQNLSNNVALSSSSDLVTAARGMYDLMQDEDYYGRSMFVLPAVMSDEMFISSNNAGRYSEMQNYTFNSRTQWGRELWKEAYESINAANEIIAANITDLTTAGRNAKGEAYAVRALSHFNLVNFFALQYPESSDLGIALKTNTDPTELPSRSSVEQVYQQVINDLIEAESILDDSNNSGRFTKTAVQALLAKVYLYSGDKVNAADYASKVISTKGSLSSNWKNDILLEIRNTDIDNEGVNSFAYFIDQRGYGDGLARESLFNLYDDNDTRKSDWYLKGDRTGGEIDTQIITKFTLGGATSPNDDNYPIIRLPEMYLIRAEATMTTNPAQALIDLNAVANARNANTYGAINLDNILLERQKELAFEGHRLFDLIRNGKDINRTTDCSVQCSLPYSSNKDSFVLPIPQVELDANPNMQPNPNQ; this comes from the coding sequence ATGAAGAAAATAAAATCATATAAAATCATAATGGCATTATCATTAGGAGCTATTACTCTAATGCCATCATGTTCGGATATTTTAGATATTGAACCTCAACAAAACTTATCTAATAATGTTGCTCTTTCAAGCTCATCTGATTTAGTTACAGCTGCTAGAGGTATGTATGATCTGATGCAAGATGAAGATTATTACGGTAGAAGTATGTTTGTTTTACCTGCAGTTATGTCAGATGAAATGTTTATCAGTTCTAATAATGCAGGTCGATATTCAGAAATGCAAAATTACACTTTCAATTCAAGAACTCAGTGGGGAAGAGAATTATGGAAGGAAGCTTATGAGTCAATCAATGCTGCTAATGAAATTATCGCTGCTAACATCACTGATTTAACAACAGCTGGTCGTAATGCAAAGGGTGAAGCTTATGCTGTTAGAGCTTTATCACATTTTAACTTAGTTAATTTCTTCGCTTTGCAATATCCTGAATCTAGTGATTTAGGTATAGCACTTAAGACTAATACAGACCCTACGGAGTTACCATCAAGAAGTTCTGTAGAGCAAGTTTATCAACAAGTTATAAATGACTTAATTGAAGCTGAAAGCATCTTAGATGACAGTAATAATAGTGGTAGATTTACTAAAACTGCTGTTCAAGCTTTATTAGCTAAAGTTTACTTATACTCTGGGGATAAGGTAAATGCAGCCGATTATGCTTCTAAAGTTATTTCTACCAAGGGAAGTCTATCTTCAAACTGGAAGAATGATATTCTTTTAGAAATCAGAAACACTGATATTGATAATGAAGGAGTTAACTCTTTCGCATACTTTATCGACCAGAGAGGTTATGGTGATGGTTTAGCTAGAGAGTCATTATTTAATTTATATGACGATAATGATACTAGGAAAAGTGATTGGTACTTAAAAGGTGATCGTACTGGTGGTGAAATAGATACACAAATCATTACAAAATTTACCTTAGGAGGTGCAACTTCTCCTAATGATGATAACTATCCTATTATTAGATTACCTGAAATGTATTTAATCAGAGCTGAAGCTACAATGACTACTAATCCTGCTCAAGCTTTAATAGATTTAAATGCTGTAGCTAATGCTAGAAATGCTAACACTTATGGAGCTATTAACTTAGATAATATTTTATTAGAGCGTCAAAAGGAACTAGCTTTTGAAGGGCATAGGTTATTTGATTTAATTAGAAACGGAAAAGATATAAATAGAACTACTGATTGTTCTGTTCAATGTTCTTTACCTTATTCATCTAATAAAGATTCATTTGTTTTACCTATACCACAGGTTGAGTTAGATGCGAACCCGAATATGCAACCTAACCCTAATCAATAA
- a CDS encoding SusC/RagA family TonB-linked outer membrane protein, with protein sequence MRTKFNGILTLLLALIVQISFAQERTISGTVSDESGPLPGVTILKKGTTQGTETDFDGNYSIQAKTGDVLVFSFVGMKSAERTIGTSNQISVVLEGDNVLDEVVVVAYGTQSKKSITGSVTTVKSEVLEKTNVASLDQALQGSAPGIQVSATSGQPGAATNVRIRGIGSINASSAPLYVVDGVPILTGDLSRLQTTSNILSSINTNDIESISVLKDASSASLYGSRAANGVILITTKAGKAGKTKFTVSSEYGIGDETLYDDNAMTSAQLKQYTIAALDNAFGAGSGEGIYNTGLPWAWDGVTDTNWYKETHRDKTTSQKINFSANGGNEKTTFYSSLGYFEQEGLIKTSDLTRVSTALNLKHKATDKLSIRFNINASHSKLNGPDDGGSFANPELASYFLLPNYPVYNEDGTYNLSFFSTYNPVALFERNFTTLKTTKVFGKTDITYEIIDNLEFNSSFGAEYIALEEEQYYNPDFGAGRNVNGSASAYYTRRYNYNWINQLNYSFDINDDNNFKLKLGYEIQQDDRYQINASGENYATDKLTNLQLTSKPTEASSFGTRNSFLSVFSRIDYNFKNKYFFDFSFRRDGSSKFGSNNRYGNFWAAGFAWSISDEAFFGDNFINSLKLRTSYGVNGNSAGIGNFDGLGLYGFGDYNGQGTSFPNQVANPDLRWELNKPFNVGLDFGMFNSRITGTLEYYKRTTSDLLLDKPLSTTSGFTVITENIGEMENSGIEVNLNTSNIQTDNFSWDTNFNFSTNKNEITKLDEGKDILNGTQIRRVGEHARSWYIRKWAGVNPDNGEPQWYINGKDGAVTSDYNEAERAIQGQSVPEIIASMTNTFKYNNFDLSFQLNYSGNYQVYDGWAFYTYNAGEFLSFNKNSNVLDYWQQPGDITDTPKPVWGNGRDATSSSTRFLYDGDHIRLRNIQFGYSVPEEYLSKAGISGLRLYLTGTNLLTYTFDDKLNFDPEVGITGQSDLRQANLKTYSLGVNLTF encoded by the coding sequence ATGAGAACAAAGTTTAATGGAATTTTAACGCTACTCCTAGCGTTAATTGTGCAAATATCCTTTGCACAAGAAAGAACAATTTCTGGTACTGTTTCAGATGAATCTGGTCCATTACCGGGGGTTACTATCTTAAAAAAAGGTACCACTCAAGGTACGGAAACAGATTTTGATGGAAACTATTCTATCCAAGCAAAAACAGGAGACGTTTTAGTTTTTAGTTTTGTTGGTATGAAATCTGCTGAGAGAACTATTGGAACTTCTAATCAAATTTCGGTTGTTTTAGAAGGGGATAATGTATTAGATGAAGTTGTTGTTGTAGCTTATGGTACCCAGAGCAAAAAATCTATCACGGGTTCTGTTACTACAGTAAAGTCTGAAGTTCTAGAAAAAACAAATGTTGCCTCTTTAGATCAAGCTTTACAAGGATCTGCTCCTGGTATTCAAGTTTCAGCTACAAGTGGTCAACCAGGTGCAGCTACAAACGTACGTATTAGAGGTATTGGATCTATTAATGCTAGTTCAGCTCCTTTATATGTAGTTGACGGTGTTCCAATTTTAACTGGTGATTTGTCTAGATTACAAACTACATCTAACATCCTTTCTAGTATTAACACTAACGATATCGAATCTATTAGTGTATTGAAAGACGCCTCTTCTGCTTCTTTATATGGATCAAGAGCTGCTAATGGTGTTATACTTATAACGACAAAAGCTGGAAAGGCAGGAAAAACAAAATTTACTGTTAGTTCAGAATATGGAATTGGAGATGAAACATTGTATGATGATAATGCAATGACTTCTGCTCAATTAAAACAATATACTATTGCTGCATTAGACAATGCTTTTGGAGCTGGATCTGGTGAAGGAATATATAACACTGGTTTACCATGGGCATGGGACGGAGTGACTGACACCAACTGGTATAAGGAAACTCATAGAGACAAAACCACTAGTCAAAAAATTAATTTTTCTGCTAATGGAGGTAATGAAAAAACAACTTTTTATAGTTCTTTAGGCTACTTTGAACAAGAAGGTCTAATAAAGACTTCTGATTTGACTAGAGTTTCAACTGCTTTAAACCTAAAACATAAGGCTACTGATAAACTAAGCATCAGATTTAATATTAATGCTTCACATTCTAAGTTAAATGGTCCAGACGATGGAGGATCTTTTGCGAACCCTGAGTTAGCTTCATATTTTTTACTTCCTAACTATCCTGTTTATAATGAAGATGGCACATATAATTTATCGTTTTTTTCAACATATAACCCTGTAGCTTTATTTGAAAGAAATTTTACTACTTTAAAAACTACTAAAGTATTTGGAAAGACAGATATTACATATGAAATTATAGATAATTTAGAGTTTAATTCATCTTTTGGAGCTGAATATATAGCTCTTGAAGAAGAACAGTACTATAATCCTGATTTTGGGGCAGGTAGAAACGTAAACGGTTCAGCTAGTGCCTATTACACTAGAAGATATAATTACAACTGGATTAACCAATTAAATTACTCATTTGATATAAATGATGATAATAACTTTAAACTTAAGTTGGGTTATGAAATTCAGCAAGATGACAGGTATCAAATTAACGCATCAGGTGAAAACTATGCTACTGATAAGCTAACGAACTTACAATTGACATCTAAACCAACTGAGGCAAGTTCTTTTGGTACAAGAAACTCTTTCCTTTCTGTGTTTTCTAGAATTGATTATAATTTTAAAAATAAATATTTCTTTGATTTTAGTTTTAGAAGAGATGGTTCTTCAAAGTTTGGTTCTAATAACAGATATGGTAATTTTTGGGCAGCTGGTTTCGCTTGGTCTATTTCTGATGAGGCATTTTTTGGAGATAACTTCATAAACTCATTGAAACTTAGAACAAGTTATGGTGTTAATGGTAATTCTGCAGGTATTGGTAACTTTGATGGTCTAGGCTTATATGGTTTTGGAGACTACAATGGTCAAGGAACAAGTTTCCCTAACCAAGTTGCTAATCCAGACTTAAGATGGGAGTTAAACAAACCTTTCAATGTTGGTTTAGACTTCGGAATGTTCAACAGTAGAATAACAGGTACTCTTGAATACTACAAAAGAACAACTTCTGATTTATTATTAGACAAACCTTTATCTACAACTTCTGGTTTTACAGTCATTACTGAAAATATAGGAGAAATGGAAAATAGTGGTATTGAAGTAAACCTTAACACTAGTAATATTCAAACTGACAATTTTTCTTGGGATACTAACTTTAACTTCAGTACTAACAAAAACGAGATCACTAAGTTAGATGAAGGTAAAGATATTTTAAATGGAACACAAATAAGAAGGGTTGGTGAACACGCAAGATCATGGTATATCAGAAAATGGGCTGGTGTTAATCCTGATAATGGTGAACCACAATGGTATATAAATGGTAAAGATGGAGCTGTTACTTCTGATTATAATGAAGCTGAAAGAGCTATTCAAGGCCAATCTGTTCCTGAAATAATTGCATCTATGACTAATACTTTTAAATATAATAATTTTGATTTATCATTCCAGTTGAATTATTCTGGTAACTACCAAGTATATGACGGGTGGGCTTTTTATACTTATAATGCTGGTGAATTTTTATCTTTTAATAAAAACTCAAACGTTTTAGATTATTGGCAACAACCAGGAGATATAACAGACACTCCAAAACCTGTTTGGGGTAATGGTAGAGATGCAACAAGTAGTTCTACGAGATTCTTATATGACGGAGACCACATTAGGTTAAGAAATATTCAATTTGGTTATTCAGTACCTGAAGAATATTTAAGTAAAGCTGGTATTTCTGGATTGAGGTTATACTTAACAGGAACAAACTTACTAACTTATACTTTTGATGACAAGTTAAACTTTGACCCAGAAGTTGGTATTACGGGTCAGTCAGACTTAAGACAAGCTAATTTAAAGACCTATTCTTTAGGAGTTAATTTAACTTTTTAA